AGCTCCAAGACTAAGTTGGTAACTATTTGTCACTGTTTGATTAATAGTTAAATATGAAACATTAAGTGACATGCGATTGTTTTGTATTACACCTTGAAAATTTGTAGGTAAACGAATGGGTAGTCCTGTTGAGGTGACTGGTCCATTTGTCAAAATAAGGTAACCTTTAACTTCAAATTGATTATGAGAATTTGTTAATATTTTTTGCTCTACAACACCAACTCCACAATCAAGTTTGATCGCGCCCCCATTTTCAGTAATGTTGAGTTCTACATGTTCACCGCCCCATCTTCCTGAAGCGACAGCATTTGTACCCACTTGAGGTGCAGCAGGTGTTGGGGTGAGGTTGTTATCATCATTTTGACCACAGGCAAAGAGTACGAACAGTGATGAAAGTACAAATAAAATTTGAAATCTGATCTTTGCTATGTACATTTACAAACTCCTTATAAATTTAAACAGACTATTGACTCTAATGTGGGCAACTTGACCCAAATGGTTTTGTCATATTGACTCAAATACCGATATGCATACCATCCCTGGTATACATACGGTTCCCCTAGTACTACGGATAAATCAGAAACTTACTTATGCTAAAATCAGACCAATTATTAATTATTGTTTTCTTATTTCTTAAAATGTCTTACTTAGCTAACAAACTTTAAAAAATATTACGGGATATAAATGAGCGCTGTTCAAATTAAACCGGAAGAGACATATTTTCTTAGGCATAAAGTCCTCAGACCCCATCAAACTATCAATGACTGCAAATACCCAGGTGATTTCGACGCCACAAGCTTTCATTTAGGTTATCAAACAGAAGCGGTGATTTTTAGTGTCGCCTCTTTTTATAAAGAAAATAGCCCTGAATTTACTCAAAATAATCAATACCGCCTCAGAGGGATGGCCACAGAACCAAGTAAGGTTGGGCAAGGCTTGGGTTCACAACTTGTGAAAGAAGGTTGTCGATTAATCAAAGATCGTGGTGGTGATATTTTATGGTTTAACGCTCGTGAAAATGCTTTTGGATTTTATTTGAAACTAGGGTTTAAGTTTCATGGTCCCTATTTTGAAATACCCGGAATTGGTAAGCATAAGGTCATGTTTCTCACAGGCCTTATCAATCAATTTCCCCTTGCCGCTCGTAACGGGTAAAGAGGTAAAGACTAGTGGATTGGTAACG
The genomic region above belongs to Oligoflexia bacterium and contains:
- a CDS encoding GNAT family N-acetyltransferase produces the protein MSAVQIKPEETYFLRHKVLRPHQTINDCKYPGDFDATSFHLGYQTEAVIFSVASFYKENSPEFTQNNQYRLRGMATEPSKVGQGLGSQLVKEGCRLIKDRGGDILWFNARENAFGFYLKLGFKFHGPYFEIPGIGKHKVMFLTGLINQFPLAARNG